The Candidatus Bathyarchaeota archaeon DNA segment ACGCTATCGAAAAACGCCTAGAAAACATTGAAAAAATAATGACGAAAAGTCAGCAAGCCACCTGAAATATCAAGAAGCGTTCTCTAAGAGACAGTTTCTAGGCTGCAAAATATGCCTCGAGTCTTCCAACATAGTTGCTTTTCTTTACGACTTGGTCGATTAGCAATCTCACAAAACGGGCATTCTGCGTATCCACTAACGCGCTCGAAAAACTTGGTAGAATCATTGCCAAAGTTAGCTGCACAATGCGTGCCCCTCATAATGGCTTGTCTGGTTCGTCTCTAGAGAGGAGACTTCCAACGTCACAAGGTTGAGTCAACCTAGTCGCTTCTATTATACTTGAAATGTTCGTACCCTCGCGCCTCTATTTTGATCAGCTTGCCCCCGTGCTTGACAAGTAATGTTTTTTTTGCTGTGGTTTTTCCGATCTTCAAGAGGGTACCTCCTTGTTGCACAACCGCTTCTTTAGTTCTTCTCCAATGTTCTGGTTTAATGGTGACAATCAACTCGTATTCTTCGCCGCCGTAGAAACCCAACTCCATAGGGTCAAGGCTATGCAGCTTAGCAAATCGGTACGTTTCCTGAGCGATGGGTGGGGCATCGACTACGAACCCAACGTTGCTGGCGCTGCTGATTTCGTGGAGACTCCATGCTAATCCGTCGCTTGAATCTATAGACGCTGTAGTCGCACCTGTTTTCGCTAAAGCCAAGCCTTCTTTGAGCCGTGCGTAAGGCATTAAAACAGCGTCCACAAGCTTCTTCTTGATCTTCTGTGGTGCGGCGAGTTTTTCTTTCAATATTTTAAGACCAGAGGATGTTAAACCGAACAAACCTGTTGTCGCTACAATATCTTCGGGGTGTGCGCCACTTCGCAAGATGAGAGCTCTTTTTTTTGCCAATCCGAAA contains these protein-coding regions:
- the thiL gene encoding thiamine-phosphate kinase translates to MNTADRLGERKIIETIWKHLDKAPIMSVPFGDDVSAIEYGDDNLVVLKTDMLVGKTDVPPCMSYWQAARKAVVMNVSDLAAKGVKPLGLLVSLGIPRNLTKQDIEQIGKGLNAGVREYDAYVLGGDTSETHDLIISVAAFGLAKKRALILRSGAHPEDIVATTGLFGLTSSGLKILKEKLAAPQKIKKKLVDAVLMPYARLKEGLALAKTGATTASIDSSDGLAWSLHEISSASNVGFVVDAPPIAQETYRFAKLHSLDPMELGFYGGEEYELIVTIKPEHWRRTKEAVVQQGGTLLKIGKTTAKKTLLVKHGGKLIKIEARGYEHFKYNRSD